A single genomic interval of Barnesiella intestinihominis YIT 11860 harbors:
- the rplF gene encoding 50S ribosomal protein L6 produces the protein MSRIGKLPIVIPAGVTVTISGNEVKVKGPKGELVQTVSPEIKVEMVDGEIHVTRPNDEKQTRALHGLYRALIHNMVVGVSEGYKKELELVGVGYRAQSQGQVLELSLGYSHAIFLRLPAEIKVEAKSERNKNPLIILESCDKQLIGQVCAKIRSFRKPEPYKGKGIKFVGEVIRRKSGKSAGAK, from the coding sequence ATGTCAAGAATAGGAAAATTGCCCATAGTAATACCCGCCGGAGTTACCGTTACTATTTCCGGAAATGAGGTAAAAGTAAAAGGACCCAAAGGGGAATTGGTACAGACCGTATCGCCCGAAATTAAAGTTGAAATGGTAGACGGGGAAATTCATGTGACCCGGCCTAACGATGAGAAACAAACTCGCGCCCTTCATGGCCTTTACCGTGCGTTGATTCACAATATGGTAGTCGGCGTATCCGAAGGTTATAAAAAAGAGTTGGAACTTGTCGGTGTAGGTTACCGTGCACAAAGTCAAGGTCAAGTGCTTGAACTTTCGCTCGGTTATTCTCACGCCATCTTTTTGAGACTTCCTGCCGAAATAAAGGTAGAAGCAAAATCAGAGAGAAATAAAAACCCGTTGATTATTCTCGAATCGTGCGACAAACAACTGATCGGCCAAGTATGCGCCAAAATCCGTTCGTTCCGCAAACCTGAACCTTACAAGGGTAAAGGTATCAAGTTCGTTGGTGAGGTAATCCGCAGAAAATCGGGTAAATCGGCAGGCGCCAAATAA
- the rpsH gene encoding 30S ribosomal protein S8, which translates to MTDPIADYLTRLRNAIKAHHRVVEVPASKLKKEITKILFEKGYILNYKFVEDGPRGTIKIALKYDPVNKVSAIQKLIRISSPGLRRYTGYKDMPRVLNGLGIAILSTSKGVMTNKEASDLKIGGEVLCYIY; encoded by the coding sequence ATGACAGATCCAATAGCAGATTATCTGACAAGATTGAGAAACGCCATCAAAGCTCATCACAGAGTTGTTGAAGTGCCGGCCTCGAAATTGAAAAAAGAAATCACGAAAATCCTTTTTGAAAAAGGCTACATTCTTAATTATAAGTTTGTAGAAGACGGTCCCCGAGGCACGATCAAGATTGCCTTGAAGTATGACCCCGTAAACAAAGTGAGCGCAATCCAGAAACTCATTCGCATATCGAGTCCGGGTTTGCGTCGTTACACCGGTTATAAAGATATGCCGCGTGTATTGAACGGTTTGGGTATTGCGATTCTCTCTACCTCGAAAGGCGTTATGACTAATAAAGAAGCCAGCGACCTGAAAATAGGTGGAGAAGTATTATGTTACATTTACTAA
- the rpsN gene encoding 30S ribosomal protein S14: MAKESMKAREVKRAKLVAKYAEKKKQLKAEGNYEALQLLPKNASRVRLHNRCKITGRPKGYIRQFGISRIQFREMASAGLIPGVKKASW; encoded by the coding sequence ATGGCAAAAGAATCGATGAAAGCTCGTGAAGTGAAGAGAGCCAAATTAGTTGCCAAGTATGCCGAAAAGAAAAAACAGCTTAAAGCAGAAGGTAATTATGAGGCACTTCAACTGTTGCCGAAAAACGCTTCGCGTGTACGTTTGCACAACCGTTGTAAAATCACCGGTCGTCCCAAAGGATATATCCGTCAATTCGGGATATCCCGTATACAGTTCCGCGAAATGGCTTCGGCTGGACTTATCCCGGGCGTAAAAAAAGCAAGCTGGTAA
- the rplE gene encoding 50S ribosomal protein L5 gives MSNTANLKKDYLERIVPALQKEFNYSTVMQVPVLKKIVINQGLGEATADKKIIETAINELTAITGQKAVATLSRKDISNFKLRKKMPIGVMVTLRRERMYEFLERLVRVSLPRIRDFKGIESKLDGRGNYTLGIQEQIIFPEINIDSITKIMGMNITFVTSAKTDEEGYALLKAFGLPFKNAKKD, from the coding sequence ATGAGCAATACCGCAAATCTGAAAAAAGATTATCTCGAAAGAATCGTGCCCGCCTTGCAGAAGGAGTTTAATTATTCCACGGTTATGCAGGTGCCTGTTTTGAAAAAGATCGTGATCAATCAAGGTCTTGGAGAAGCTACGGCCGACAAGAAAATCATCGAAACCGCCATCAATGAGTTGACGGCCATCACCGGTCAGAAAGCAGTGGCTACACTCTCGCGCAAAGATATTTCGAATTTTAAACTTCGTAAAAAAATGCCTATCGGCGTGATGGTAACCCTCCGTCGCGAACGCATGTACGAGTTCCTCGAACGTCTGGTGCGTGTGTCTCTTCCCCGTATCCGCGACTTCAAAGGTATCGAAAGCAAACTCGATGGGCGAGGAAATTATACCCTCGGAATTCAGGAACAAATTATTTTCCCTGAAATTAATATCGATAGTATTACCAAAATTATGGGAATGAATATTACCTTTGTAACCTCTGCCAAAACAGATGAAGAAGGGTATGCTCTTCTCAAAGCATTTGGTTTACCTTTTAAAAACGCAAAAAAAGACTAA
- the rplX gene encoding 50S ribosomal protein L24 produces the protein MSKLHIKKGDTVYVNAGEDKGKTGRVLSVLVKEQRAIVEGINMVSKSTKPNAKNPQGGIVKKEAPIHISNLNPLDPKTGKPTRIGRKKNEAGVSVRYSKKSGEEIK, from the coding sequence ATGAGCAAGTTACATATTAAAAAGGGAGATACAGTCTATGTAAACGCCGGTGAAGATAAAGGCAAGACCGGTCGTGTCCTGAGCGTGTTGGTGAAAGAGCAACGTGCTATCGTAGAAGGTATCAATATGGTCTCCAAGAGTACCAAACCTAATGCCAAAAACCCTCAGGGAGGTATAGTGAAAAAAGAAGCTCCTATTCATATTTCCAATTTGAATCCTCTGGATCCGAAGACGGGTAAACCCACTCGTATCGGCCGGAAGAAAAATGAAGCAGGCGTTTCAGTACGTTATTCTAAAAAATCAGGAGAGGAGATTAAGTAA
- the rplN gene encoding 50S ribosomal protein L14 encodes MIQQESRLTVADNSGAKEALCIRVLGGTGRRYASVGDVIVVAIKSAIPSSDVKKGAVSKAIIVRTKKEIRRQDGSYIRFDDNACVLLNNAGELRGSRIFGPVARELRAVNMKIVSLAPEVL; translated from the coding sequence ATGATACAACAAGAATCAAGACTTACAGTAGCTGACAACAGCGGAGCTAAGGAAGCTCTTTGTATTCGTGTGTTGGGAGGAACGGGACGTCGTTACGCTTCGGTAGGCGATGTTATCGTCGTAGCGATAAAGAGCGCTATCCCTTCGAGCGATGTGAAAAAAGGTGCCGTATCGAAAGCTATTATCGTGCGCACGAAAAAAGAAATCCGTCGTCAAGACGGGTCGTACATTCGCTTCGATGACAATGCATGCGTATTGTTGAATAATGCAGGTGAATTGCGCGGCAGTCGTATTTTCGGCCCGGTAGCAAGAGAGTTGCGTGCCGTGAACATGAAAATCGTGTCGTTAGCACCCGAAGTACTTTAA
- the rpsQ gene encoding 30S ribosomal protein S17, which yields MESRNLRKERIGVVSSNKMEKTITVTVKWKEKHPIYGKFVNKTKKYHAHDEKNECNIGDTVRLMETRPLSKTKRWRLVEIIERAK from the coding sequence ATGGAAAGTAGAAATTTAAGAAAAGAGAGAATCGGTGTGGTTTCCAGCAACAAGATGGAAAAAACGATCACGGTGACCGTGAAGTGGAAAGAAAAACACCCGATTTATGGTAAATTCGTGAATAAGACGAAGAAATACCATGCTCATGACGAGAAGAACGAATGCAACATCGGTGATACCGTGAGGCTGATGGAAACTCGTCCTTTGAGCAAAACAAAGAGATGGAGATTAGTAGAAATCATCGAAAGAGCTAAGTAA
- the rpmC gene encoding 50S ribosomal protein L29: protein MKKAEIKELGSKELQERLDAAVAALNQLEITHSISPLDSPAKITHERRMIARMKTELRKRELNKK from the coding sequence ATGAAAAAAGCAGAAATTAAAGAATTAGGCTCCAAAGAGTTACAAGAAAGATTGGATGCAGCGGTAGCTGCTCTCAACCAGTTGGAGATCACCCACAGCATTTCGCCGTTGGATAGTCCTGCTAAAATAACTCACGAACGCAGGATGATTGCGCGTATGAAAACCGAGTTGCGCAAGCGGGAACTTAATAAAAAATAA
- the rplP gene encoding 50S ribosomal protein L16 codes for MLQPKKTKFRRQQKGRQKGNAQRGNQLAFGSFGIKSLDTKWITGRQIEAARVAVTRYMQRQGQIWIRIFPDKPITKKPADVRMGKGKGNPEGFVFPITPGRVIIEVEGVPYEIAKEALRLGAQKLPVTTKFVVRRDYDASQNV; via the coding sequence ATGTTACAACCGAAAAAAACTAAATTCAGAAGACAGCAAAAAGGTCGCCAAAAGGGTAATGCCCAAAGAGGTAACCAGCTGGCTTTCGGATCTTTCGGCATCAAGTCGTTAGATACTAAATGGATTACAGGTCGTCAAATCGAGGCCGCTCGTGTTGCTGTAACTCGTTACATGCAACGTCAAGGTCAGATTTGGATCCGTATATTCCCCGATAAACCTATTACTAAGAAGCCGGCCGATGTACGTATGGGTAAAGGTAAAGGTAATCCCGAAGGATTCGTATTCCCTATTACTCCGGGTCGTGTAATCATCGAAGTAGAAGGTGTGCCTTATGAGATAGCCAAAGAAGCTTTACGCCTCGGTGCACAAAAGCTTCCTGTAACTACTAAGTTCGTTGTTCGTCGTGACTACGACGCCAGTCAAAATGTGTAA
- the rpsC gene encoding 30S ribosomal protein S3 produces the protein MGQKVNPISNRLGIIRGWDSNWYGGKNYGDRLLEDSKIRKYLNARLAKASVSRIVIERTLKLITITVCTARPGLIIGKGGQEVDKLKEELKKITDKDVQINIYEVKRPELDAEIVASNVARQIEGKIAYRRAVKMAIASTMRMGAEGIKVQVSGRLNGAEMARSEMYKEGRTPLHTLRADIDYALVEAHTKVGVIGVKVWICRGEVYGKKDLAPAFTNSAKEARGGNGAPKKGFRKPKTNR, from the coding sequence ATGGGACAGAAAGTAAATCCGATAAGTAACCGTTTGGGAATCATCAGAGGTTGGGATTCCAATTGGTATGGCGGTAAAAACTATGGTGACAGGTTGTTGGAAGACAGCAAGATCCGCAAGTATTTGAATGCCCGTCTTGCAAAAGCCAGCGTTTCACGCATAGTTATAGAACGTACGTTGAAATTGATAACCATTACCGTGTGTACCGCTCGTCCGGGACTTATTATCGGTAAAGGTGGCCAAGAGGTAGATAAACTCAAAGAAGAATTGAAGAAAATTACCGATAAGGACGTACAAATCAATATCTACGAAGTAAAACGCCCCGAGCTTGATGCCGAAATAGTAGCTAGTAATGTCGCTCGTCAAATCGAAGGCAAGATAGCTTACCGTCGTGCTGTCAAAATGGCTATCGCATCGACTATGCGAATGGGAGCCGAGGGTATCAAAGTGCAAGTATCGGGTCGTTTGAACGGAGCTGAAATGGCTCGTTCCGAAATGTACAAAGAAGGTAGAACCCCCCTTCATACATTGCGTGCCGATATTGACTATGCATTGGTAGAAGCTCATACGAAAGTGGGAGTTATCGGTGTTAAGGTTTGGATTTGCCGTGGCGAAGTTTACGGAAAAAAAGACCTTGCTCCTGCATTCACCAACAGTGCCAAAGAAGCACGCGGTGGAAATGGCGCTCCGAAAAAGGGCTTCAGAAAACCCAAAACTAACCGCTAA
- the rplV gene encoding 50S ribosomal protein L22, whose product MGARKRESANRRKEALKTQYFAKLNNVPTSPRKMRLAADMVRGMEVFKALGVLKFSNKEASQRLEKLLRSAIANWEQKNERKAENGELYISTIYVDCAAMLKRLRPAPQGRGYRIRKRSNHVTLFVDTINKNDNKN is encoded by the coding sequence ATGGGTGCAAGAAAAAGAGAATCAGCCAATAGAAGGAAGGAAGCTCTGAAAACTCAATATTTCGCCAAGTTGAATAATGTTCCCACATCTCCCCGTAAAATGCGTTTGGCCGCAGATATGGTAAGAGGTATGGAGGTATTCAAAGCTCTCGGCGTGTTGAAGTTCTCGAATAAAGAAGCTTCGCAAAGACTGGAAAAACTGTTGCGTTCTGCCATTGCCAATTGGGAGCAAAAGAACGAACGCAAAGCCGAAAACGGAGAACTTTACATCTCTACGATCTATGTGGATTGTGCAGCGATGCTTAAACGTCTTCGTCCGGCTCCGCAAGGAAGAGGTTACAGAATTCGTAAACGTTCGAACCATGTAACATTGTTTGTTGATACAATAAATAAAAACGATAACAAAAACTAA
- the rpsS gene encoding 30S ribosomal protein S19, with the protein MSRSLKKGPYISVKLDKKVAAMEASGKKSVIKTWSRASMISPDFVGHTFAVHNGNKFIPVYVTENMVGHKLGEFAPTRTFRGHAGNKKK; encoded by the coding sequence ATGAGTCGTTCATTAAAAAAAGGCCCATATATCAGTGTGAAGCTGGATAAAAAAGTTGCCGCCATGGAGGCATCAGGCAAGAAGTCTGTTATCAAAACATGGTCGCGTGCATCTATGATTTCTCCCGATTTCGTAGGTCATACTTTTGCAGTACACAATGGTAATAAATTTATTCCCGTATATGTTACCGAAAACATGGTGGGGCACAAACTCGGTGAGTTCGCTCCTACACGCACATTCCGCGGCCATGCAGGTAACAAGAAAAAATAA
- the rplB gene encoding 50S ribosomal protein L2, with protein MAVRKLKPTTPGQRHKIIGAFDTITASAPEKSLVVGVRKSGGRNNEGHLTMRYIGGGHKRKYRLIDFKRNKDGVPATVKTIEYDPNRSARIALLFYADGEKRYIIAPNGLEVGATLMSGENAAPEVGNALPLKNIPIGTVIHNIELRPGQGAFLVRSAGTFAQLTSREGDYAIIKLPSGETRKILATCKATIGSVGNSDHALERSGKAGRSRWLGRRPRNRGVVMNPVDHPMGGGEGRASGGHPRSRKGLYAKGLKTRAPKKHSSKYIIERRKK; from the coding sequence ATGGCAGTAAGAAAATTAAAGCCCACAACACCGGGGCAAAGACACAAAATTATTGGTGCATTTGATACTATCACTGCTAGCGCGCCAGAAAAATCTCTTGTAGTAGGTGTCAGAAAATCGGGTGGTCGTAACAATGAAGGGCATTTGACAATGCGCTATATCGGAGGCGGTCACAAGAGAAAATACAGACTTATCGACTTCAAGAGAAATAAAGACGGTGTACCCGCTACTGTAAAGACAATCGAATACGATCCTAACCGTTCGGCTCGTATCGCGTTGTTGTTTTATGCAGACGGTGAGAAACGTTACATTATTGCACCCAACGGCTTGGAAGTTGGAGCAACCTTGATGTCTGGCGAAAATGCGGCTCCCGAAGTAGGAAATGCATTGCCGCTGAAAAACATACCTATCGGTACTGTTATTCACAACATCGAGTTACGTCCGGGACAAGGAGCCTTTTTGGTTCGTTCGGCCGGAACATTCGCTCAGTTGACTTCGAGAGAAGGCGATTATGCAATTATCAAATTACCTTCTGGAGAAACCAGAAAGATCCTCGCAACCTGTAAAGCTACTATCGGTAGTGTAGGAAATTCGGACCACGCACTCGAACGTTCGGGTAAAGCCGGCCGCTCTCGCTGGTTGGGCCGTCGTCCTCGCAACCGTGGTGTTGTGATGAACCCTGTAGATCACCCCATGGGTGGTGGTGAAGGACGTGCATCAGGAGGACACCCCAGATCTAGAAAAGGTTTGTATGCAAAAGGTTTGAAGACCAGAGCTCCGAAGAAACACTCTTCGAAGTATATTATTGAAAGAAGGAAAAAGTAA
- the rplW gene encoding 50S ribosomal protein L23, producing the protein MGIIIKPIVTEKMTAMGEKYNRYGFRVDPKADKLQIKKAVEEMYNVTVVSVNTMNYRGKNKSRYTKTGLISGRTAAYKKALVTLKEGETIDFYSNI; encoded by the coding sequence ATGGGAATAATAATTAAACCTATCGTAACGGAGAAAATGACAGCCATGGGCGAAAAATATAATCGTTATGGTTTCCGCGTTGATCCGAAAGCAGATAAACTGCAAATTAAAAAAGCAGTTGAAGAAATGTACAATGTTACTGTTGTATCGGTAAACACGATGAATTATCGTGGGAAAAACAAGAGCCGTTATACCAAGACGGGTCTTATTTCCGGTAGAACGGCTGCTTATAAAAAAGCCCTAGTTACATTGAAAGAAGGAGAAACTATTGATTTTTATAGCAATATCTAA
- the rplD gene encoding 50S ribosomal protein L4, translating into MELSVYNIKGEDTGKKVVLDDAVFGIEPNDHAVYLDVKQYLANLRQGTHKSKERSEVSGSTRKLKRQKGTGGARSGDINSPVMVGGGRVFGPKPRDYRFKLNKKVKALARKSALTYKAQDNAIVVVEDFSFDAPKTKEFVNLLKNLQVADKKSLLVLSEQNKNVYLSSRNLTGANVITVSELNTYKVLDNKALVLTESTVAAINNF; encoded by the coding sequence ATGGAACTGAGCGTATATAACATTAAAGGTGAGGACACAGGTAAGAAGGTTGTTTTGGACGATGCTGTATTTGGTATCGAACCCAATGATCACGCCGTATATCTCGATGTGAAACAATACTTGGCAAACTTGCGTCAAGGTACTCACAAATCAAAAGAAAGAAGCGAAGTATCTGGTAGTACCCGTAAGTTGAAAAGACAAAAAGGTACAGGAGGTGCTCGTAGCGGAGATATCAATTCTCCTGTGATGGTAGGTGGTGGCCGTGTATTCGGTCCTAAACCTCGTGACTATCGTTTCAAATTGAACAAGAAAGTAAAAGCGCTTGCTCGTAAATCGGCATTGACTTACAAGGCTCAGGACAATGCGATCGTAGTAGTCGAAGACTTTTCTTTCGATGCTCCTAAGACCAAAGAGTTCGTGAACTTGCTCAAAAATTTGCAAGTTGCTGATAAAAAGTCACTTTTGGTTTTATCGGAACAAAATAAAAACGTATATTTGTCGTCCCGTAATCTCACGGGAGCAAATGTTATAACGGTTTCGGAACTCAATACATACAAAGTGTTGGATAACAAGGCTTTGGTTTTGACTGAAAGTACGGTAGCCGCTATAAATAACTTTTGA
- the rplC gene encoding 50S ribosomal protein L3 codes for MPGLLGKKIGMTSVFSAEGKNVPCTVIEVGPCVVTQLKTVEKDGYEAVQVGFIDKKDKHTTKPEAGHFKKAGVTPKRHLAEFKFDTEYKLGDTIAVDLFEGAEYVDVIGVSKGKGFQGVVKRHGFGGVGQTTHGQHNRLRAPGSIGACSYPARVFKGTRMAGQMGNHRVTVQNLQVLKVIPEHNLLLIKGSVPGSKGSIVIIEK; via the coding sequence ATGCCAGGATTATTAGGAAAAAAAATCGGAATGACATCCGTTTTCAGTGCCGAGGGTAAAAATGTACCATGCACTGTTATCGAAGTTGGTCCTTGTGTAGTTACGCAATTGAAAACCGTTGAAAAAGACGGGTACGAGGCTGTGCAAGTAGGATTTATCGACAAGAAAGATAAACACACTACCAAGCCCGAAGCCGGTCATTTCAAGAAAGCAGGCGTAACGCCCAAGAGACACTTGGCCGAGTTCAAATTCGACACCGAATACAAATTGGGCGATACGATTGCTGTCGATTTGTTTGAAGGTGCGGAGTACGTAGATGTAATCGGCGTATCAAAAGGAAAAGGTTTCCAAGGTGTAGTTAAGCGTCATGGCTTCGGTGGTGTGGGACAAACCACTCACGGTCAGCATAACCGCTTACGTGCCCCCGGTTCTATCGGTGCATGTTCATATCCAGCCCGTGTATTCAAGGGTACACGTATGGCCGGCCAGATGGGTAATCACCGCGTAACCGTGCAAAACCTCCAAGTGTTAAAAGTAATACCCGAACACAATCTTTTGCTTATTAAAGGATCTGTGCCCGGAAGTAAAGGTTCAATCGTAATAATTGAGAAATAA
- the rpsJ gene encoding 30S ribosomal protein S10, translating into MSQKIRIKLKSYDHNLVDKSAEKIVKTVKATGAVVSGPIPLPTHKRIFTVNRSTFVNKKSREQFELSSFKRLIDIYSSTAKTVDALMKLELPSGVDVEIKV; encoded by the coding sequence ATGAGCCAAAAAATCAGAATTAAATTGAAGTCTTACGATCACAACTTGGTTGATAAATCGGCCGAGAAAATCGTGAAGACGGTGAAAGCTACGGGAGCAGTAGTGAGCGGGCCGATTCCTCTACCTACTCACAAACGTATTTTCACGGTAAACCGCTCGACTTTCGTAAATAAAAAATCGAGAGAGCAATTCGAGTTGTCTTCATTCAAACGTCTTATTGACATTTACAGTTCTACTGCAAAGACTGTGGATGCGTTGATGAAGTTGGAATTGCCGAGCGGAGTAGATGTAGAAATTAAAGTGTGA
- the fusA gene encoding elongation factor G — protein MAKSDAHLKYTRNIGIMAHIDAGKTTTSERILFYTGLTHKIGEVHDGAATMDWMEQEQERGITITSAATTAFWNYKDEKFKINLIDTPGHVDFTVEVERSLRVLDGAVAAFCAVGGVEPQSETVWRQADKYNVPRIGYVNKMDRSGANFFEVVRQLKDVLGANPCPIQVPIGAEETFKGVVDLVRMKAIYWHDEAMGADYSVEEIPASLQAECDEWRDKLLEKIAECDDELMEKYFTDPSTITEEEIMRAIRKGTLAMQIVPMICGSSFKNKGVQPLLDAVCAFLPSPVDTPAVVGHDVNDPEKEVVRHPSFDQPMCALAFKIATDPYVGRLCFFRVYSGEVVAGSYVLNSRSGKKERVSRLFQMHSNKQNPKESIDCGDIGAGVGFKDIRTGDTLCAEDAPIVLEAMDFPTPVIGIAVEPKTQKDLDKLGIGLQKLAEEDPTFTVATNEETGQTVISGMGELHLEIIIDRLKREFKVECNQGRPQVTYKEAITKPVELREVFKKQTGGRGKFADIIVRVEPSTREEGGLEFVDEVKGGNIPKEFIPSIQKGFTTAMKNGVLAGYPVDSLKVTVIDGSFHPVDSDQLSFELCAIQAFKKACEKAGPVLLEPIMKIEVVTPEESMGDVISDLNKRRGQIEGMESSRSGARIVKATAPLAEMFGYVTALRTITSGRATSTMSFSHYSEVSSSIAKNVLTEVNGRVDLL, from the coding sequence ATGGCAAAATCTGACGCTCATTTGAAATATACCAGAAACATTGGTATTATGGCACACATCGATGCCGGTAAGACAACGACTTCGGAACGTATTTTGTTCTATACGGGGTTGACGCACAAAATCGGTGAAGTACACGATGGTGCCGCTACAATGGACTGGATGGAGCAGGAGCAAGAACGTGGTATAACCATTACATCTGCCGCTACTACCGCTTTCTGGAATTATAAGGACGAGAAGTTTAAAATCAACTTGATCGATACTCCGGGGCACGTGGACTTTACCGTAGAGGTAGAGCGCTCTTTGCGTGTACTGGACGGAGCTGTGGCTGCGTTTTGTGCGGTCGGCGGTGTTGAACCTCAGTCCGAGACTGTATGGCGCCAAGCCGATAAATACAATGTTCCTCGTATCGGTTACGTGAATAAAATGGACCGTTCGGGTGCGAATTTCTTTGAAGTTGTCCGTCAGTTAAAAGACGTTTTGGGTGCGAATCCTTGCCCCATTCAAGTGCCTATCGGTGCAGAAGAGACATTCAAAGGCGTGGTTGACTTGGTGAGAATGAAAGCTATTTATTGGCATGACGAGGCAATGGGTGCTGATTATAGTGTGGAGGAAATTCCAGCTAGTTTGCAGGCCGAGTGCGATGAATGGAGGGACAAACTGCTTGAAAAAATAGCCGAGTGTGATGACGAGTTGATGGAGAAGTATTTCACGGATCCTTCGACTATCACCGAAGAGGAAATTATGCGTGCAATTCGTAAAGGAACGTTGGCTATGCAGATTGTTCCTATGATTTGCGGTTCTTCTTTCAAGAACAAGGGTGTACAGCCTCTGCTCGATGCCGTGTGTGCATTTTTACCCAGTCCGGTAGATACTCCTGCCGTAGTGGGACACGATGTGAATGATCCTGAAAAGGAAGTCGTTCGTCATCCTTCTTTCGATCAGCCGATGTGTGCGCTCGCTTTCAAGATTGCAACCGACCCTTATGTAGGTCGTCTCTGCTTCTTCCGTGTGTATTCGGGAGAAGTCGTAGCGGGCTCTTATGTGCTTAATTCCCGTTCGGGTAAGAAAGAGCGTGTTTCCCGTTTGTTCCAAATGCACTCGAATAAACAAAATCCGAAAGAATCTATCGACTGTGGCGATATTGGCGCAGGAGTAGGTTTCAAAGATATTCGCACGGGTGATACGTTGTGTGCAGAAGATGCTCCTATCGTTCTCGAAGCTATGGATTTCCCTACACCTGTAATCGGTATTGCAGTTGAACCTAAGACACAGAAAGATCTCGATAAGTTGGGTATCGGCTTGCAGAAATTGGCCGAAGAAGACCCGACCTTTACCGTGGCTACCAATGAAGAGACCGGACAAACGGTTATCAGTGGTATGGGTGAGCTTCACCTCGAAATTATTATCGATCGTTTGAAACGTGAGTTCAAAGTCGAGTGTAATCAAGGCCGTCCTCAGGTTACTTACAAAGAGGCTATTACCAAACCGGTTGAGTTGCGTGAAGTGTTTAAAAAACAAACCGGTGGTCGTGGTAAGTTTGCCGATATTATCGTACGTGTAGAACCTTCTACTCGTGAAGAAGGCGGATTGGAATTTGTCGATGAAGTAAAAGGTGGTAATATTCCTAAGGAATTTATTCCTTCTATTCAGAAAGGTTTCACTACCGCTATGAAAAACGGTGTGTTGGCCGGTTATCCCGTAGACAGTTTAAAAGTTACTGTAATCGATGGTTCGTTCCACCCTGTGGACTCTGACCAGCTTTCGTTCGAACTTTGTGCTATCCAAGCATTCAAAAAGGCTTGTGAAAAGGCCGGTCCCGTATTGTTGGAGCCAATCATGAAGATCGAGGTTGTAACTCCCGAAGAAAGTATGGGTGATGTAATTTCGGACTTGAATAAACGTCGTGGTCAAATCGAAGGTATGGAATCCAGCCGTTCGGGCGCTCGTATCGTGAAAGCCACAGCACCTCTTGCCGAGATGTTCGGTTATGTAACAGCGTTGCGTACCATTACTTCCGGTCGTGCTACTTCGACGATGTCGTTCTCGCATTATTCCGAAGTAAGTTCTTCGATTGCAAAGAATGTATTGACAGAGGTGAACGGTAGAGTAGATTTATTGTAA
- the rpsG gene encoding 30S ribosomal protein S7, protein MRKAKPKKRVVLPDPVFNDVRVSKFVNHLMYDGKKNIAYTIFYSALEIAKSKLPNEEKSALEIWKKALENITPQVEVKSRRVGGATFQVPTEIRPDRKESISMKNLIIYSRKRGGKTMADKLAAEIVDAFNEQGGAFKRKEDMHKMAEANRAFAHFRF, encoded by the coding sequence ATGAGAAAAGCAAAACCAAAGAAACGGGTTGTATTACCAGATCCCGTATTCAATGATGTGAGGGTTTCGAAGTTTGTAAACCACTTGATGTATGATGGCAAAAAGAATATTGCCTATACTATTTTCTACAGTGCATTGGAGATTGCGAAATCTAAGTTGCCGAACGAGGAAAAATCTGCCCTCGAAATATGGAAGAAAGCCCTAGAAAATATTACACCTCAAGTAGAGGTTAAATCTCGCCGTGTGGGTGGTGCTACTTTCCAAGTACCTACGGAAATCCGCCCCGATCGTAAGGAATCTATTTCAATGAAAAATCTTATTATCTATTCTCGTAAAAGAGGAGGCAAAACGATGGCCGACAAATTGGCTGCCGAAATTGTCGACGCTTTTAACGAACAGGGTGGTGCGTTTAAACGTAAAGAAGATATGCACAAGATGGCAGAAGCTAACCGTGCATTCGCTCATTTTAGATTTTAA